One Streptomonospora salina genomic window, GCTGCCGGCCATGTCCAGCACCGCGGTCTTGGCCTCGTTCTCCCAGCTCTCGGCGGAGGGCCCGTAGTCCGCGGCGGCCTGCTCCAGGCGCGCCGCGGCCGCCTCGTAGGCGGTGTCGGGAACCGCCGGCAAACCGGCCCGCTCGGCGGCCGTGAGCAGCGCCGCCACCGTCTCCCACGGGGACTCGACGAGCCCGCCCACGTGCGGGAGCGCCACGGCGGGCGCGCGGGCCTGCTCGGCGACGCCGGCGAGCGCGTGGTCGCGCGGGCCCACCGCCAGGAACCGGCACCCCCGGCGCACGGCCTCGACCGCGCACTCGTGCACCCACTCCGGGGTCTGGCCGATTGTGGCCGCGGCCGCGACGACGAGGTCGTGGCCGCCCACCCAGCCCGGCAGCCGGTAGTCGTGCACGGTGACCACGGGGACGGGGCAACCGGGTCCCAGCACCGCGGCCAGGATCTCGCCGGCCCGACCCGCCGTTCCGGCTCCCACGACCACGACGGCGCGCGGCCGGCCGTCGTCGGCCAGAGCCTCCAGCGGAGCCTCGGACGCGGCGGTGCGCGCCGCGCGCAAGCGCGCCGCGGCCGAAGCCGTCGCTCTCAGCGCCTCGGCGCCCGCCTGGGGGTCGTCCAACCGCAGTTCGTCGAATTCCCGCGGCATGGGCTCCTTTCCCGCTGTCATGGGTCCGCCCCGCGCGGGCGGGGGGCTGCGTGCGGAACCGGCGCCGCCGGTCCTGCCTCAGCCGATGCTGCGGGCCTCGTCCACCAGCAGCACCGGGATGCCGTCGCGGATGGGGTAGGCCAGCCCGCTCTCGTCGCAGACGAGCTCGCCCGCCTCCTCGTCGAGCCGCAGCGGCGCCTTGCTCTGCGGACAGGCCAGGATCTCCAGCAGCCAGTCGTCGATCTTCGCGGTCATCGCCGTCTCTCGTCTCTTCCGTCTGGTGGTCGTCGGGTGCCGGGCGCCCGGTCAGGCGCGCACGACGGCGAGCACGTCGTCGCGCAGCTTCGCCATCGCCGCGGAGTCGGGAGCCTCGACGTTGAGCCGCAGCAGCGGCTCGGTGTTGGATGCGCGCAGGTTGAACCAGGAGCCGTCGGGCAGGGTCACCGATAGTCCGTCGAGGTGGTCGACACCGTACGCCTGATCGGCGTAGGCCCGCTCCGCCGCCGCCATGCGGTCCGCCTGATCGGCGACCTCGGAGTTGATCTCGCCCGAGGCCGCGAAGCGGGTGTACTCCGCGGTGATCTGCGACAGCGGGCGGGGGTCGGAGCCGAGCACGCGCAGCACGTGCATCGCCGCGAGCATACCGGTGTCGGCCCGCCAGAAGTCGCGGAAGTAGTAGTGCGCGGAGTGCTCACCGCCGAAGATCGCGCCGGTTTCGGCCATGGTCGCCTTGATGAACGAGTGGCCCACCCGGGTGCGCACCGGAACGCCGCCGTGCTCGCGCACGATCTCGGGCACCGACGCCGACGTGATCAGGTTGTGGATGATCTTCGAACCGGGCTCCTTCGCCAGCTCCTGCACCGCCACCAGCGCGGTCACGGCCGACGGCGGGACGGGCTCGCCGAGCTCGTCGACGACGAAGCAGCGGTCGGCGTCGCCGTCGAAGGCCAGCCCGATGTCCGCGCCGGTCTCGCGGACCCGCGCCTGCAGGTCGACCAGGTTGTCGTAGTCCAGCGGGTTGGCGGGATGGTTGGGGAAGGTTCCGTCGAGTTCGAAGTACAGCGGGTCGACGGTCAGCGGCAGCTCCTCCAGCACCTCGCCGCCCAGCACCGCGGGGACCGTGTAGCCGCCCATGCCGTTGCCGGCGTCGACGACCACGCGCAGCGGCCTGCTACCCGTGAGGTCGACCAGGGAGCGCAAGTGCCGGGCGTACTCGGTGAGCAGGTCGCGCTCGGTGACGGAGCCGCGGGGACCCTCGGTCTCGGGCACGCCGCGCTCGGCCAGGCGGCGGATCTGCTCCAGACCGCTTTCGGCGCCGATCGGCGCCGCCCCGGCCTGGCACATCTTGATCCCGTTGTACTGGGCGGGGTTGTGGCTGGCCGTGAACATCGCGCCGGGCAGTTCCAGGCGGCCCGCCGCGAAGTACAGCATGTCGGTCGAGCCCAGGCCCGCCATCACCGCGTCGAGGCCCTGGCCGGTCACGCCTTCGGCGAAGGCGCGTGCGAGCTCCGGGGAGGAGGGCCGCATGTCGTAGGCCACCACCGCCGCGGAGCCGCCGACCGTGCGCGCGAACGCCGCGCCGATCGAGCGCGCCCCGGCGGCGTCGAGGGTGTCGGGGAATACCCCCCGCACGTCGTAGGCCTTGAAGATGTCGCCGAGGTCACCCACACGCTGCTCCGGATCCGGTAGTTGTCGGGGCTGCCGCGGCGGGCTGCGCCGCGCCGCGGAACGGCCCCGGACGGGCGCCGTCCGCGTCGCCCCCAAGTTACCAAGGGGCACGGACGCGGCCGCGGCAGGCGGGCCGGAGCGTCAGGCGTCGCGTCCGGGATCGGCGGAACGCTGGGGCGAGGACGGGGGGTCGTGCTGCTGGGCCTGCTGGGACTCGGATTTGACCACGCGCAGATGCCCGCGCCGGTTGGTTTCGACTCCCTGGCCGACCGGGCCTTCGGCGGAGGGCGGCCGGGCGGCTTCGCGCACGGCGTCGGCCAGCGCCTCAAGGTCGTCGCTGCCGGGGCCGGCGCCCGAGGAGGAGTCGGCGGGCAGCCGCACGACCTCCCAGCCGCGCGGCGCGGTGAGCCGCTCGGCGTGCATGGCGCACAGGTCGTAGCAGTGGGGTTCGGCGTAGGCCGCCAGAGGCCCGAGGACCGCCGTGGAGTCGGCGTAGACATAAGTGAGCGTGAACACTGCTGGCTGCCGGCACGCCGTGCGCGAGCAGCGTCGGACTACGCTCACGGCTATCGACCTTATTCTCTCGCTCCGCGACACGCCAGCGTCGCCGGGCCGTGTCCGGCGCAGGCGGGGCGCCGTACCCGCACCGGCCGCGGGGGACCCCGGCGGGACGGGGGCACCGGACGCGACACGGGGTCCGAGGGCGGTCGGCCCCTGCCGCGCCGTCCCTTCGCCGCAAGGGGCTGCATCCGGGCGTCGGATGGCATAGTCTCGGATCGTGCGACGAGTGCACCTGGATAGGGCTCAAGCCGACCGAGTACGACGTCGAGACCGGCGCGGACGGGGCCTCCGCGGACCCCTGGCGCCGCCTGAGCTCCCCATGAGCCGCAGCCGGGCGCAGGTCTTCGACGACCTGGTGCTGGACGCTGTGGAGCGGCTGGAGCGCCATTGGGCGCGCGAGCTCGCCAACGTGGAGTTCCTGGTCGAGGACGTCCCTCGGGTCCCCCGCGGGATCACCGGCGAAGACGGCATCCCCTTTTCGCGTCTGGAAACCTCCTCGTCCGGGCAGGCGCGCATCATCGTCTACCGCAGGCCGGTCGAGATCCGCACCCGCGAGCCCGAGGAGATGGCCCTGCTCGTCTACGACAGCGTGGTCGAGGAGGTCGCCAACCTGCTCGGGCTGGAGCCGGAGACCGTGGACCCCGAGGCCTGACCGCGCGGCGGCCCGTGCTCGGGGCCGCGGACCCGCGGCCACCGCCGAGGACCGCAGCGGCCGCGGTCCGGACCGCGGTCCCCGTTCCCCTGCCCGTGCGGCAGCCGCGGTGGCGCGCCTACTCCACGATCGCCGTGAGGGAGTCCTCCACCTGCGGCAGGGGCACTTCGGCCGGGGCCGGTAGCAGAGGCTGGACGGAGGCGGCCCTGTCGCCGCCGTCCTCGTGGGTGAGCACCCGGCCCGCGTAGACGGGGTCCGCACCCTCGATCT contains:
- a CDS encoding SIS domain-containing protein — its product is MPREFDELRLDDPQAGAEALRATASAAARLRAARTAASEAPLEALADDGRPRAVVVVGAGTAGRAGEILAAVLGPGCPVPVVTVHDYRLPGWVGGHDLVVAAAATIGQTPEWVHECAVEAVRRGCRFLAVGPRDHALAGVAEQARAPAVALPHVGGLVESPWETVAALLTAAERAGLPAVPDTAYEAAAARLEQAAADYGPSAESWENEAKTAVLDMAGSLPLVCGATPVAEAAGRYFASRLAAIAGYPAVCGRAPGLLDGPIAVLDGPFGGAGPRSIFDDPVENGGVSVRLVLLRDPEDEGPQAARDLQAAADTARERGSGVSEFSAPQAGALERIAGLIALIDYATVYIAVAYGADPLAHTLVVR
- a CDS encoding metallopeptidase family protein, whose protein sequence is MHLDRAQADRVRRRDRRGRGLRGPLAPPELPMSRSRAQVFDDLVLDAVERLERHWARELANVEFLVEDVPRVPRGITGEDGIPFSRLETSSSGQARIIVYRRPVEIRTREPEEMALLVYDSVVEEVANLLGLEPETVDPEA
- a CDS encoding phosphomannomutase/phosphoglucomutase, producing MGDLGDIFKAYDVRGVFPDTLDAAGARSIGAAFARTVGGSAAVVAYDMRPSSPELARAFAEGVTGQGLDAVMAGLGSTDMLYFAAGRLELPGAMFTASHNPAQYNGIKMCQAGAAPIGAESGLEQIRRLAERGVPETEGPRGSVTERDLLTEYARHLRSLVDLTGSRPLRVVVDAGNGMGGYTVPAVLGGEVLEELPLTVDPLYFELDGTFPNHPANPLDYDNLVDLQARVRETGADIGLAFDGDADRCFVVDELGEPVPPSAVTALVAVQELAKEPGSKIIHNLITSASVPEIVREHGGVPVRTRVGHSFIKATMAETGAIFGGEHSAHYYFRDFWRADTGMLAAMHVLRVLGSDPRPLSQITAEYTRFAASGEINSEVADQADRMAAAERAYADQAYGVDHLDGLSVTLPDGSWFNLRASNTEPLLRLNVEAPDSAAMAKLRDDVLAVVRA
- a CDS encoding Trm112 family protein, producing the protein MTAKIDDWLLEILACPQSKAPLRLDEEAGELVCDESGLAYPIRDGIPVLLVDEARSIG
- a CDS encoding DUF3499 domain-containing protein, whose translation is MSVVRRCSRTACRQPAVFTLTYVYADSTAVLGPLAAYAEPHCYDLCAMHAERLTAPRGWEVVRLPADSSSGAGPGSDDLEALADAVREAARPPSAEGPVGQGVETNRRGHLRVVKSESQQAQQHDPPSSPQRSADPGRDA